Proteins encoded by one window of Bacillus sp. DTU_2020_1000418_1_SI_GHA_SEK_038:
- a CDS encoding nucleoside deaminase, with the protein MDLFMKQAIQLALKNVEQGGQPFGAVLVKDNEVISEGVNELHIHYDVSGHAELLAIRRAQEKLQTLDLSDCTMYASGEPCAMCLTAMYFAGIKTVYYAASIDDAEKAGLGKSKMIYLDIAKGRNEREIKMIHMPNDESIADPMEQWEEKQK; encoded by the coding sequence ATGGATTTATTCATGAAGCAAGCCATTCAATTAGCGTTGAAAAATGTTGAGCAGGGAGGGCAGCCGTTTGGTGCTGTTTTGGTAAAAGACAATGAAGTTATTTCTGAAGGAGTAAATGAACTTCACATTCATTATGATGTAAGTGGACATGCAGAATTATTAGCAATCAGAAGGGCTCAAGAGAAGCTGCAAACATTAGATTTAAGTGACTGCACCATGTATGCTAGTGGTGAACCATGTGCAATGTGCTTAACTGCCATGTATTTTGCAGGGATTAAGACAGTTTACTATGCTGCTTCCATCGATGATGCGGAAAAAGCAGGCCTAGGCAAATCAAAAATGATCTATCTTGATATTGCTAAAGGACGAAATGAGCGAGAAATAAAAATGATTCATATGCCTAATGACGAGTCCATTGCTGATCCGATGGAGCAATGGGAGGAAAAGCAAAAGTAG
- a CDS encoding SulP family inorganic anion transporter, which produces MKQEKWFFTGRYKGYSLQGFQKDLLSGLVVGVIAIPLGMAFAIASGVKPEYGIYTTIIAGILIAVFGGSKYQIGGPTGAFIPILFGVVITYGYENLLIAGFLAGIMLCLMGIFRLGALIKFIPRPVTIGFTSGIAVIIFTGQIANFLGLQDVKQHELFHNNIVEISRHLHTINFYSVLTAGICLVTIILTPKLFPRVPGPLIGLLLSTIAASIFYPGEIATIGSTYGEISSTLPRFSIPEITFDKIVQLIRPAFVIAILGAIESLLSAVVADGMTNSKHHSNRELVGQGIANMITPLFGGIPATGAIARTATNIKNGAVSPFSGIIHGIMVLLILVLFAPYASSIPLASMAPILMVVAWNMSERHVFYYILKTKTEDSLVLTVTFLLTVFINLTVAVEVGLLLAVVLFTKRMSDVMVTAKALPDPKNKHEKVLTHMVTDTHDCPQISIYNIEGPLFFGAAQTFSQTIMSTINYKPKVLLLRMSKVPFMDTTGEASLASIIKEFSKNGTVLISGIRPQPKKVMLKTGLFDLIGEERFFEHTGDAIDYALQDLNKVKCLGCKHFAFKECTALSGMAQQTG; this is translated from the coding sequence ATGAAGCAAGAAAAATGGTTTTTTACAGGCAGGTATAAAGGGTATTCTTTACAGGGCTTTCAAAAGGATCTATTGTCTGGATTAGTTGTAGGTGTCATAGCTATTCCTCTAGGCATGGCTTTTGCCATTGCATCAGGGGTCAAGCCCGAGTATGGAATTTATACTACAATTATTGCCGGAATTTTAATTGCTGTATTTGGGGGTTCAAAATACCAAATTGGCGGTCCAACTGGGGCGTTTATCCCGATATTATTTGGAGTTGTGATTACCTATGGCTACGAAAACCTTCTAATTGCAGGATTTTTAGCGGGGATTATGCTCTGTTTAATGGGAATATTTCGGTTAGGGGCATTAATCAAGTTCATCCCTAGACCTGTCACGATCGGATTTACTTCGGGAATTGCTGTTATTATATTTACAGGGCAAATCGCCAATTTTCTTGGGCTTCAGGACGTGAAGCAGCATGAATTATTTCACAACAACATTGTAGAAATTTCTAGACATCTTCATACAATTAATTTTTATAGTGTGTTAACTGCTGGAATTTGCTTAGTAACTATTATTCTCACACCTAAGCTTTTTCCTCGGGTGCCAGGACCATTAATTGGCTTGCTATTGTCAACGATTGCAGCGTCCATCTTTTATCCAGGAGAGATTGCAACCATTGGCTCAACTTACGGGGAGATTTCTAGTACTTTACCGCGGTTCTCCATTCCTGAAATAACCTTTGACAAAATCGTGCAGCTGATTAGACCCGCGTTCGTCATTGCCATCCTCGGCGCAATTGAATCTTTACTGTCTGCCGTCGTGGCTGATGGAATGACAAATAGCAAACATCACAGCAATCGAGAACTTGTAGGACAGGGGATCGCCAATATGATTACTCCTTTATTCGGGGGTATTCCAGCAACCGGTGCGATTGCCCGAACAGCCACAAACATAAAAAACGGGGCAGTATCCCCATTCTCTGGGATCATTCATGGAATCATGGTATTATTAATACTAGTACTCTTTGCCCCATACGCATCAAGTATTCCATTAGCCAGTATGGCGCCAATCTTAATGGTAGTTGCCTGGAATATGAGTGAAAGACATGTATTCTATTATATATTAAAAACAAAAACGGAAGATTCCCTTGTTCTGACCGTCACCTTTCTTTTAACTGTATTTATTAATTTAACAGTTGCTGTTGAGGTCGGATTATTATTAGCCGTTGTTCTATTTACGAAACGGATGAGTGATGTAATGGTAACTGCTAAAGCATTGCCAGATCCGAAGAACAAACACGAAAAAGTTCTAACCCATATGGTTACTGATACTCACGATTGCCCCCAAATTAGTATTTATAATATTGAGGGCCCCTTATTCTTTGGCGCGGCGCAAACCTTTTCACAAACAATCATGAGCACCATCAACTATAAACCAAAGGTATTGCTGCTAAGAATGTCTAAGGTTCCATTTATGGATACAACAGGAGAAGCTTCTTTAGCCAGCATCATTAAAGAATTCTCCAAGAATGGCACCGTTTTAATTTCTGGAATAAGGCCACAGCCGAAGAAAGTTATGCTAAAAACCGGTTTATTCGACCTGATCGGAGAAGAGCGATTCTTCGAGCATACAGGCGATGCGATCGATTATGCCTTACAGGATTTAAATAAGGTGAAATGCCTAGGCTGCAAACATTTTGCTTTTAAGGAATGCACCGCGTTATCCGGCATGGCACAACAAACCGGTTAA
- a CDS encoding metalloregulator ArsR/SmtB family transcription factor: MNLEMQKFKADFFKALAHPLRIRILELLSEGDKSVNEIQTLVGSEGSAVSQQLTVLRSKNIVTGTKDGNRVIYSLRDPLIIELLQVARQIFNNHLVDAISMLDKLSEMESNEDTD; encoded by the coding sequence ATGAACCTTGAAATGCAAAAATTTAAAGCAGATTTCTTTAAAGCCTTAGCTCATCCACTTAGAATACGAATTCTCGAGCTTCTCTCAGAAGGCGATAAAAGTGTAAACGAAATTCAAACACTCGTCGGCAGTGAAGGCTCAGCGGTCTCCCAGCAGCTAACAGTGTTGCGTTCGAAAAATATTGTTACGGGTACAAAGGATGGCAATCGGGTGATTTATTCCTTAAGAGATCCATTAATTATTGAATTGCTTCAAGTGGCAAGGCAAATTTTTAATAATCATCTTGTGGATGCGATATCAATGTTGGATAAATTATCTGAGATGGAGAGCAATGAGGATACAGACTAA
- a CDS encoding MFS transporter, which produces MSQHGVDDTTGNRIRPDKIWTRDFILIVMSNFLVFLGFHMTLPTIPLFVEELGGNDQLIGIVVGIFTFSALLLRPYAGHALESKGRRFVYLFGLGIFVISVGSFGFVPGLFFLFIVRIVQGVGWGFSTTASGTIATDLIPPRRRGEGMGYYGLSGTIALALGPTLGLALTGFISFKILFLFCSLLGLMAFILSFKIRYKQVDPVAVQQPHKKWDIYEKSALPPSLLLFFLTVTFGGIATFLPLYSSQKGIEGIQWYFLLYALALMLSRTFSGKIYDQKGHKAVFVQGALLIVISMGLLSWLPNSLILYIAAILYGLGFGTVQPALQAWSVKEAPIHRRGMANATFFSFFDLGVGIGAIAFGQIGHWFGYSAIYMASAISVLFSIILYLFIVARSREHAVSR; this is translated from the coding sequence ATGAGCCAACATGGAGTGGATGATACAACCGGGAATAGGATAAGGCCCGATAAGATTTGGACGCGAGATTTTATCTTAATTGTGATGTCTAATTTTTTGGTTTTCCTTGGGTTTCATATGACTCTGCCAACGATCCCGCTTTTTGTCGAGGAATTAGGCGGAAATGATCAGCTCATCGGCATTGTAGTCGGAATTTTTACTTTTTCTGCCCTGCTTCTTCGTCCTTATGCTGGGCATGCACTAGAATCAAAAGGAAGGCGTTTTGTCTACTTATTTGGGTTAGGGATATTTGTCATTTCCGTAGGATCTTTCGGTTTTGTACCAGGCTTATTTTTTCTGTTCATAGTTAGAATTGTTCAAGGAGTTGGCTGGGGTTTTTCCACAACTGCGTCTGGAACGATCGCGACCGATCTTATCCCGCCAAGAAGGCGCGGAGAAGGAATGGGGTATTATGGACTTTCGGGCACCATTGCATTAGCTCTAGGACCTACACTAGGCCTTGCCCTAACAGGATTTATTTCTTTTAAGATCTTATTTTTATTTTGCTCACTTCTTGGATTAATGGCCTTTATTCTTTCCTTTAAAATCCGATATAAACAAGTTGACCCTGTAGCTGTGCAGCAGCCTCATAAGAAATGGGACATCTATGAAAAAAGCGCTCTTCCGCCATCTTTGCTGTTATTCTTTCTAACCGTTACCTTCGGAGGAATCGCTACATTCCTGCCCCTTTATTCTTCGCAAAAAGGGATAGAAGGGATCCAATGGTATTTTCTGCTTTATGCCTTAGCCTTAATGCTATCACGAACATTTTCGGGAAAAATATATGACCAAAAAGGACATAAAGCCGTTTTTGTCCAAGGTGCCCTTCTTATAGTGATCTCGATGGGATTACTTTCATGGCTACCGAATAGCCTGATTCTATACATAGCTGCCATTCTTTATGGCTTAGGCTTTGGGACCGTTCAGCCAGCCTTGCAGGCATGGTCTGTAAAGGAAGCACCCATTCATCGGAGAGGAATGGCCAACGCAACATTTTTCTCTTTTTTTGATTTAGGAGTGGGAATAGGAGCTATCGCATTCGGGCAGATTGGCCACTGGTTTGGATATAGTGCAATTTATATGGCATCAGCAATATCTGTTCTATTCTCCATCATTCTTTATCTATTTATAGTCGCTAGAAGCCGTGAACATGCAGTTAGCAGATAG
- a CDS encoding alanine--glyoxylate aminotransferase family protein: MRNKEMLLIPGPTPVVDSIYDALAEETRSHTDPRFTAIYRSAINKTREMLKTDGEVLVIAGSGTIAMEMALVNTVGAGEKILVISQGFFGDRFIKIGEAFGIEVEVIQAEWGKQVNPQDVEEKLNSGYFKAVTITHADTSTGVAADLDVLVPIIKKHGALIILDGVCATAAMEEDMSKSYGDEDAKIDVILTGSQKAIGVPPGIAIVAFNKTALAAREQIKRVPAYYCDINNWIPIMNDPSKYFATPPVNLIYAYEEGMNLVLAEGMENRYKRHKAFGKAVRAALAVYGMKALAEEEVAADTLSCILYPEGIDDASFRAALAEKGLIVAGALAHLAGKAFRIGHMGNTTDQMLEKAIVLIGETLKEQGLEGDTEKAVERFREFALPVV, encoded by the coding sequence ATGCGAAACAAAGAAATGCTGTTAATTCCGGGTCCGACACCAGTTGTCGATTCTATTTATGATGCACTTGCAGAGGAAACAAGAAGTCATACAGATCCAAGATTTACGGCCATTTATCGGAGTGCAATCAACAAGACTAGGGAAATGCTTAAAACCGATGGAGAAGTGCTCGTGATCGCAGGATCAGGTACAATTGCAATGGAAATGGCACTAGTCAATACAGTGGGAGCTGGTGAAAAGATTCTTGTTATAAGCCAAGGATTTTTTGGTGACCGCTTCATCAAAATAGGGGAAGCCTTTGGGATTGAGGTTGAGGTCATTCAAGCTGAATGGGGAAAACAGGTTAATCCTCAAGATGTAGAAGAAAAACTGAATTCAGGATATTTTAAGGCAGTTACCATTACACATGCGGATACTTCGACAGGGGTAGCAGCTGATTTGGATGTACTTGTACCAATCATTAAAAAGCACGGAGCTCTTATCATCCTTGACGGCGTTTGTGCTACAGCTGCAATGGAAGAGGATATGAGTAAGTCGTATGGGGATGAAGATGCAAAGATTGATGTTATTTTAACAGGTTCCCAAAAAGCAATCGGCGTACCGCCGGGAATCGCAATTGTTGCCTTTAATAAAACGGCATTGGCCGCACGGGAACAAATTAAACGTGTGCCTGCTTATTATTGTGATATTAACAATTGGATACCAATTATGAATGACCCTTCTAAATATTTTGCTACCCCGCCTGTTAATCTAATTTATGCTTATGAAGAAGGGATGAACCTAGTTCTAGCTGAGGGGATGGAAAATCGCTATAAACGTCATAAAGCGTTTGGAAAAGCGGTTCGGGCTGCCCTTGCTGTATATGGCATGAAAGCTTTAGCAGAAGAAGAAGTGGCTGCTGATACATTAAGCTGTATTCTTTATCCAGAGGGCATAGATGATGCTTCATTCCGGGCTGCTTTAGCTGAAAAGGGACTAATCGTAGCAGGAGCACTTGCCCACTTGGCTGGCAAAGCATTCCGAATCGGCCATATGGGGAACACGACTGATCAAATGCTTGAAAAAGCAATCGTCTTAATTGGAGAGACGCTGAAGGAACAAGGATTAGAAGGAGATACAGAAAAGGCAGTAGAGCGTTTTAGAGAGTTTGCTTTACCGGTTGTATAA